One Gemmatimonadota bacterium DNA window includes the following coding sequences:
- a CDS encoding class I SAM-dependent DNA methyltransferase, whose protein sequence is MANSDLNWITNYIWGIADDVLRDLYVRGKYRDVILPMTVLRRLDAVLEDTKRKVLETKAMLDKAGVVDQDFALRQAAGQAFYNTSKFTLRDLRARANRQQLTADFTAYLDGFSPNVQEILENFEFRNQISRLSRADALGTLIEKLTSTEINLSPDPVMNTDGTTRRPGLDNHGMGTVFEELIRRFNEENNEEAGEHWTPRDAVKLMARLVFLPIADQIQSSTYLLYDGACGTGGMLTVAEDTLMELAEERGKQVSTHLYGQEINAETYAICKADLLLKGGGDAADNIVGGPEHSTLSNDAFSSEDFDFMLSNPPYGKSWKTDLDRMGGKKDMRDPRFVIEHGGDPEYSLVTRSSDGQMLFLANKLAKMKQDTPLGSRIAEVHNGSSLFTGDAGQGESNIRRWIIENDWLEAIVALPLNMFYNTGIATYVWVLTNRKPEHRRGKVQLIDATKWFQPLRKNLGNKNCELGEDEITRICDTFSAFEETDESRIFDNAAFGYWKVTMDRPLRIAGADPNRVYKAAEIKDLKAGSGSIPSGNRSEDGTPIIRKIHRKGTVPDPLRGLFEVEMDGKPAVVEYEPDSDLRDTEQIPLQEAGGIEAFLRREVLPYATDAWYRPDSVKIGYEISFTRYFYKPQPMRSLEEIRADIVAVEKETEGLLDEILGGSEPS, encoded by the coding sequence ATGGCAAACTCCGACCTCAACTGGATCACCAACTACATCTGGGGGATCGCGGACGATGTCCTGCGTGACCTCTATGTCCGTGGAAAGTATCGCGACGTCATCCTGCCCATGACGGTGCTCCGCCGGCTGGACGCGGTGCTGGAGGACACGAAAAGGAAAGTGCTGGAAACCAAGGCGATGCTCGACAAAGCGGGCGTCGTGGATCAGGATTTTGCCCTTCGCCAGGCAGCCGGTCAGGCATTCTACAACACCTCGAAGTTCACTCTGCGGGACCTCAGGGCGCGGGCCAACCGCCAGCAACTGACGGCCGACTTTACTGCATACCTGGACGGATTCTCGCCCAACGTACAGGAAATCCTGGAGAACTTCGAGTTTCGCAACCAGATCTCACGCCTGTCCCGCGCCGACGCTCTTGGCACCTTGATCGAGAAACTCACCTCGACAGAGATCAATCTGAGTCCTGATCCCGTGATGAACACCGATGGCACGACCCGGCGTCCCGGCCTGGACAACCACGGCATGGGCACGGTCTTCGAGGAACTGATCCGGCGCTTCAACGAGGAGAACAACGAGGAGGCGGGCGAACACTGGACGCCGCGGGACGCCGTGAAACTGATGGCCAGGCTGGTCTTCCTGCCCATCGCGGACCAGATCCAGTCATCCACCTATCTGCTCTACGACGGCGCCTGCGGAACCGGCGGCATGCTGACCGTGGCCGAAGATACCCTGATGGAACTGGCCGAAGAACGCGGCAAGCAGGTGTCCACTCACCTGTACGGCCAGGAGATCAACGCCGAAACCTATGCCATCTGCAAGGCGGACCTGCTGCTGAAGGGAGGGGGTGACGCCGCCGACAACATCGTGGGCGGTCCCGAACATTCTACCCTTTCCAATGACGCCTTCTCGTCCGAGGATTTTGACTTCATGCTCTCCAATCCGCCCTATGGTAAAAGCTGGAAGACCGACCTGGATCGCATGGGTGGTAAGAAAGACATGCGCGACCCACGTTTCGTAATCGAACATGGTGGAGACCCTGAATACTCCCTAGTAACCCGTTCTAGTGACGGGCAGATGCTTTTCCTAGCCAACAAGCTAGCCAAGATGAAACAGGACACGCCGCTTGGAAGCCGCATCGCCGAAGTGCACAACGGAAGTTCCCTCTTCACCGGCGACGCTGGACAGGGCGAAAGCAACATCCGTCGGTGGATCATCGAGAACGACTGGTTGGAAGCCATCGTCGCCCTGCCGCTCAACATGTTCTACAACACTGGTATCGCGACATACGTCTGGGTCCTCACCAACCGCAAACCCGAGCATCGCCGGGGCAAGGTACAGTTGATCGACGCGACCAAGTGGTTCCAGCCGCTGCGCAAGAATCTTGGCAACAAGAACTGCGAACTCGGGGAAGACGAAATCACCCGTATCTGCGATACTTTCTCGGCTTTCGAAGAAACCGATGAAAGCAGGATCTTCGACAACGCCGCTTTCGGGTACTGGAAGGTGACCATGGACCGGCCTCTCCGCATCGCCGGCGCCGATCCGAACCGGGTGTACAAAGCCGCAGAGATCAAGGACCTCAAGGCAGGTTCCGGGTCAATCCCAAGCGGCAACCGAAGCGAAGATGGAACGCCCATTATACGGAAGATCCACAGGAAGGGAACCGTACCCGATCCGCTACGAGGCTTGTTTGAAGTCGAAATGGATGGCAAACCGGCCGTGGTGGAATACGAACCGGACTCCGATCTTCGCGACACCGAACAGATCCCGTTGCAGGAAGCGGGGGGTATCGAAGCATTTCTGAGGCGCGAGGTCCTGCCCTATGCGACTGACGCATGGTACCGACCGGATAGCGTGAAGATCGGCTACGAAATCAGCTTTACGCGGTACTTCTACAAGCCGCAGCCTATGCGGTCGCTGGAGGAGATCCGGGCGGATATCGTGGCAGTGGAGAAGGAGACGGAAGGGTTGTTGGATGAGATCTTGGGAGGGAGTGAACCGTCATGA